One window from the genome of Hoplias malabaricus isolate fHopMal1 chromosome 18, fHopMal1.hap1, whole genome shotgun sequence encodes:
- the LOC136675146 gene encoding solute carrier family 46 member 2: protein MALARTLRKHVEPVVFCAQVASAFFDTGLQMVVKQRCENATSPPDPHKEQNAIANFYMTFNMLAKFIPIIPALLLAQFGDRGYRKVPIVVPLLGYTVSRALLLFVVLLEWRIEVMYAAPVIHGLSGGFSSYWAGIMALVSVSTSEEDRSICIMRTELVYGLAGFIGSLASGHLFQLYTVGMKQGVLLAVMSVALYVFCLLYAVFILQVNRITLERPERRESSSSGIITYSSQDKIIIILLFASGILYDVAVAGGVEILSVYVLKPPLEWSATEVGYGNAAGSLIFITSFLGVKLFTRFTLSDTSMIMIGMVSFMFGIYLMTFVTTTAMYYIARFVMLFALIPMPTIRSLLSKQVRGTSYGMTFICLQLSFRLASLATTPMYTKIYQSTLDTFPGFVFILSSIITFFSLIPVSVVGCRTARQDNYERIQGN from the exons ATGGCCTTGGCCCGGACTTTACGTAAACATGTAGAACCTGTTGTGTTCTGTGCCCAGGTGGCCAGCGCCTTCTTCGATACTGGTCTTCAAATGGTGGTCAAGCAAAGATGTGAGAATGCCACCAGTCCTCCTGACCCACACAAGGAGCAGAATGCCATCGCCAACTTCTACATGACCTTCAACATGTTGGCCAAGTTCATCCCAATCATTCCTGCCCTTCTGTTGGCACAGTTTGGAGACAGGGGCTACAGGAAGGTCCCGATTGTAGTCCCGCTGCTAGGGTACACGGTGTCCAGGGCACTTTTATTATTTGTGGTCCTACTCGAGTGGCGGATTGAGGTGATGTACGCAGCGCCTGTGATCCATGGACTGAGCGGGGGCTTCTCATCCTACTGGGCAGGAATCATGGCGCTGGTGTCAGTCAGTACGAGTGAAGAAGACAGGTCAATCTGCATCATGCGCACAGAGTTGGTATATGGCTTGGCTGGTTTTATTGGCAGCTTGGCCTCAGGGCACCTTTTCCAGTTGTACACGGTGGGAATGAAGCAAGGTGTCCTGCTGGCCGTCATGAGCGTAGCCCTTTACGTCTTCTGCCTCCTGTACGCCGTCTTCATCCTACAGGTGAATCGGATTACCTTGGAAAGGCCGGAACGCAGAGAAAGCAGTAGCTCTGGCATCATCACCTACAGCAGCCAGGACAAGATCATCATCATTCTTCTCTTCGCCAGTGGGATACTGTACGATGTGGCTGTTGCTGGAGGTGTAGAGATCTTGTCTGTTTATGTCCTGAAGCCCCCGCTGGAGTGGAGTGCCACGGAGGTGGGATATGGGAATGCCGCTGGCTCCCTCATCTTTATCACCAGCTTTCTCGGGGTCAAGCTATTCACCAGGTTTACTCTGAGTGACACCAGCATGATCATGATAGGCATGGTGTCCTTCATGTTTGGGATCTACTTAATGACCTTTGTCACCACCACTGCCATGTATTATATAG CTCGCTTTGTCATGCTGTTTGCTCTAATCCCCATGCCAACCATTCGCTCTTTATTGTCAAAGCAGGTTCGAGGAACATCATATG GAATGACCTTTATATGCCTCCAGCTGTCCTTCAGATTGGCTAGTTTAGCAACAACACCCATGTATACCAAAATTTACCAGTCCACACTCGACACTTTCCCTggatttgtctttattttatctAGCATCATCACCTTCTTCTCCCTCATTCCCGTCAG TGTTGTTGGATGCCGCACTGCACGACAGGACAACTATGAGAGGATTCAAGGGAACTGA
- the snx30 gene encoding sorting nexin-30: MSAGTPKSLPTSGQKSIQEMCHPLSAEEPVLLPSPDGGNAKDLSLPNGNTVDTSSPASSSSLLNRLQLDDDLDGETRDLFVTVDDPKKHVSTMETYITYRVSTKTTRTEFDLPEYSVRRRYQDFDWLRNKLEDSQPTHLIPPLPEKFVMKGVVDRFSEEFVETRRKALDKFLKRVADHPVLSFNEHFNVFLSAKDLNKRQGLALLSKMGESVKYVTGGYKLRARPLEFAAMGDYLDVFTQKLGTIDRIAQRIIKEQSEYLVELREYGPVYSSWSSFEDVLQEPLEGVAGCVANCCSALEELTEDMSEDFLPVLREYILYIESMKNVLKKRDQVQAEYEAKLEAVAFREDKKTPVPTDVEKCQDRVECFNADLKADWDRWQNNKRQDFRQLLTGMADKNIQYYEKCLAVWESLIPLLQDKQEAKVETN; the protein is encoded by the exons ATGAGCGCTGGCACCCCCAAATCCCTGCCCACCTCGGGGCAGAAGTCCATTCAGGAGATGTGCCATCCTCTGTCCGCAGAAGAGCCCGTCCTCCTCCCGAGCCCCGACGGAGGCAACGCTAAG GACTTGAGTCTGCCCAATGGCAATACTGTAGACACATCGAGCCCTgcatcctcctcctctctgctgAATCGGTTGCAGCTGGACGATGACCTAGACGGAGAGACGCGTGACCTCTTTGTGACTGTGGACGATCCGAAGAAACACGTGTCCACCATGGAGACCTACATCACGTACAGAGTGTCCACTAAG ACCACCAGAACAGAGTTTGACTTGCCTGAGTACTCAGTGAGGCGACGCTACCAGGATTTTGACTGGCTTAGAAATAAGCTTGAGGACAGCCAACCAACTCACCTTATTCCA ccTTTACCTGAGAAGTTTGTGATGAAAGGAGTGGTGGATCGTTTTTCAGAGGAGTTTGTTGAGACAAGAAGGAAAGCACTGGATAAATTCCTCAAGCGGGTCGCGGACCACCCGGTCCTTTCTTTCAATGAACACTTCAATGTCTTCCTATCAGCCAAG GATCTGAATAAGAGGCAAGGCCTCGCTCTGCTGTCTAAGatgggtgagtctgtgaaatatgtgaccgGCGGCTACAAGCTAAGAGCTCGGCCGCTGGAGTTTGCGGCGATGGGAGACTACCTGGACGTGTTCACACAGAAACTGGGGACCATCGACAGGATAGCACAGAGGATCATCAAAGAGCAGTCAG AGTACTTggtggagctgagggagtatGGGCCGGTATATTCTTCTTGGTCCTCCTTTGAGGATGTGCTGCAAGAGCCGCTGGAAGGAGTTGCGGGCTGTGTGGCTAACTGCTGCAGTGCTCTGGAGGAGTTGACTGAGGACATGAGCGAGGACTTCCTGCCTGTGCTGAGAGAATACATCCTCTACATTGAATCCATGAAG AATGTTTTGAAGAAGAGAGACCAAGTCCAGGCAGAGTATGAGGCCAAGCTGGAGGCAGTAGCTTTCCGAGAGGACAAAAAGACCCCA GTGCCCACAGACGTGGAGAAGTGTCAGGACCGGGTGGAGTGCTTTAATGCTGATCTGAAAGCAGACTGGGACCGCTGGCAGAACAACAAAAGGCAGGATTTCAGACAGCTGCTTACCGGCATGGCAGACAAGAACATACAGTACTATGAAAag TGCCTTGCAGTGTGGGAGTCCCTCATTCCTCTTTTACAGGACAAACAGGAAGCCAAAGTGGAAACGAactga